From the Spiroplasma alleghenense genome, one window contains:
- the oppB gene encoding oligopeptide ABC transporter permease OppB, protein MEEKKKIDFDLESNDFCLDDEIIHTKSSIWTRMKFNLAAAKSNTDEFWARFPLIGYSLKRILFALITLLLAVCVVFIMLRLQTPDEVYMGNIDYNKLGISYGDDEYFRLLAMRKAMFKVDGPLLTQLWNYILNIIPFIPREVVINGTATITPSGEIVLVGDKVIKWFYLGEVFSTAVSEPGKTVTSVFAEAIPYSFAFGTVAMVFSYGIGIPLGILSAKNKEKTVDNSINTASIIFTAIPPVVFVVGIYLISINVFGAHGLFSSGTFDTKFWPTLTIVLMIMPPIIISTRRYVIDEMTADYTKFALSKGMSSTYVFNIHIFRNAGIRIFRTLPVAFVGTIFGSSIFTEQNWAIPGMSKFIVSGVAAKDSFVVMGYIVFSASVGIITTLIADIIMAALDPRIKLTK, encoded by the coding sequence ATGGAAGAAAAAAAGAAAATTGATTTCGATTTGGAATCAAATGACTTCTGTCTTGACGATGAAATAATTCATACTAAATCATCTATATGAACGAGAATGAAATTCAATTTAGCAGCAGCTAAGAGTAATACTGATGAATTTTGAGCTCGATTTCCTTTAATTGGTTATTCATTAAAACGTATTCTTTTCGCCTTAATAACGCTTTTATTGGCGGTTTGTGTAGTATTTATTATGCTAAGATTACAAACTCCAGATGAAGTTTACATGGGAAATATTGACTATAATAAATTAGGAATTTCTTATGGTGATGATGAATACTTTCGTCTTTTAGCAATGAGAAAGGCAATGTTTAAAGTAGACGGGCCTTTACTAACTCAGCTATGGAACTATATTCTTAATATCATCCCGTTTATACCAAGAGAAGTTGTTATTAACGGAACAGCAACTATTACACCATCAGGGGAAATTGTTTTAGTTGGAGATAAAGTAATCAAATGATTCTACTTGGGAGAAGTTTTCTCAACAGCAGTATCAGAACCAGGAAAAACAGTCACAAGTGTTTTTGCAGAAGCAATACCTTATTCATTTGCTTTTGGTACAGTGGCAATGGTGTTTTCTTATGGAATTGGTATTCCGTTAGGGATATTATCTGCCAAAAATAAGGAAAAAACTGTTGATAATTCAATTAATACAGCAAGCATAATTTTTACAGCAATTCCTCCAGTGGTATTTGTTGTTGGAATTTACTTAATTTCAATAAATGTCTTTGGAGCTCATGGATTGTTTAGTTCAGGAACCTTTGATACAAAATTTTGACCAACATTAACAATTGTGTTAATGATTATGCCCCCAATTATAATTTCAACTCGTCGATACGTAATTGATGAGATGACAGCAGATTATACTAAATTTGCGCTTTCAAAAGGTATGTCAAGTACCTATGTATTTAATATTCATATTTTTAGAAATGCTGGAATCCGAATTTTTAGAACTTTACCAGTAGCTTTTGTTGGTACTATATTTGGTTCAAGTATTTTTACAGAACAAAATTGAGCAATTCCAGGAATGAGTAAATTCATTGTTTCTGGGGTAGCTGCCAAAGATTCATTTGTTGTTATGGGATACATTGTTTTCTCAGCATCTGTTGGAATCATAACAACTCTAATTGCTGATATTATTATGGCGGCATTAGACCCACGTATTAAATTAACAAAATAA